A stretch of DNA from Lycium ferocissimum isolate CSIRO_LF1 chromosome 4, AGI_CSIRO_Lferr_CH_V1, whole genome shotgun sequence:
gtgaTCTCAAGTAAAGAAATTCCAATTTGCAAACAAAAATATCGTTTGGGTAAAATTCCTTTGTTCCCCCAATTGGAGGCGCCTGCAGACTGTAGTCATAGTATTCATAACTTCCCATAATTATATTATTCCCTCGAGAAGAGAAATTCCTATGAAACATCGAATACTTATAAGAAGCAGCCAACCACTTCTTGTCATGTTGGCCTAAATAACtttcttgtatttttatttttttctttttcaatgaCCATGGGTTTCAAATCAACTTTCCCATACCACGACTAATTGCCGAGTTCCTGCTACCTCTCACCAGAGGATGTACCGGTTAATATGTCCACCAAAGCTTGGACACTCTTGCTAGCTTTTGTTCTACTCTTGCTAGCTTTTGTTCTACTTTTTCTTCCCACAATATCAGGAATTGTTACAGGAAGAAAGATAATTGAAATAAGGTATTTTTGTATACTGAACAAGTTAAAATAGCTTGATTAGAGATTGACAGTGGAGAGATTCTAAAGGTAGCTTCCTTGGAGAGTTTTAGGAAGAATGAAGGTAGAAGATGGAAAAACACAACCAATTTCAAGCCACAAGGCCCAAAACCATTTTCTGCATTGGAAAATATAGCTTCGAATATACTTTGCTTCTAATAAACCTTTCATCCTCAGATAAAAGGTTATACTTCGAGACATTAACACCATCTCATTTCCGCTTAAGGCCAGTTTTAGTCTTGCAATCCTTTTAAAGTGGAGTCAGGaacttcgatatatatatggcaaAAAAACgagatgaaaaaaaataagaaaaggatAACATAATGCAAAGACAACACCCAAAATTCTGATCTTTCCTGAGATTTGGGTGGCAGTTATCTAAGTAATTCCATGTAGGCTTGCAAAATATATACTCATGATGTAAAGGATATTCGAGCTTGGAAGTTGAGATAATCCAAAGAAGGGAAACAAGAAAATGTTAATGCTGCAACCTAAACTTGTAAACTGATGAAGGTCACAGTTTATAGCTATTAATGTGTCCTTTCTCCCTTTAAATGTGCTGTTGTGCGCATGTCAGAAAAGATCTTTCAAAAGGCCTTAAGAGTTTGATATTTTAGACTCTTACTTCTTTCTAGTAGGCTTTGAGCATCTTTTCTAGTAGACTGAAAACAGATTTATGAAGTGGGAAGGTTATGCAAATAATGTGCAGTGCACTTTTGCAATCTCTAATCCCTTGTGAATAAAGATCCAGACAAATAGGCACATGCTTGGTTTCCTTAATGAATCCACACCCAGATAATGAAAATCCAAACACAAATGAAGATATTCCTGGTCATTTAAGAAATGTGTCAGCCTGCTTTGTATTTATTAGATACACTTGAGGCACAAAGTTAACATGTATGCTGCAAATTTGTGCCTTGTCTTCCATTTAAGAAGATCATGGAAGCCATAATTCTTGAAAGACTGAGAGTGGAAAATAGAACTACATTTATGTCAAAGTTACTGAATTTGGTCATAAGGTACAGAAATAAGCAAAATACATTTTGCGTATTACAAGTAAACAAATGAAAAGCGGAATCAAATCTCTCCACGATAACCTCCAGATCCAAAGTAGTCCCTCCTTGAATTCGCAATTTGCTGGCTTCTTTGGTGGTCTAGCTTGGGACAGTCACGGATACGATGACCAAGCCCACCACAATATGCACAACCCTTCACTCCACTTGCATCTGTGATGGCATCTATGTCATCCATGGGATCATTGAGCTCTGCAAGGACTGGAGGGATCCTTTGCTTTGCTTCTTGCAACAAGTGCTTTAGATCAAGCAGAGTTGTTTCGCTCTGGTTCTTGTTAATAAATGTGGTGGCGATTCCTGTTTTTCCACATCGTCCTGTTCGTCCAATCCTGTGCACATAGTTTTCGATTTCAGCAGGCATATCATAGTTAATGACATGTTGAATATCAGGAAAATCCAGCCCCTTAGAGGCAACATCAGTGGCAACTAAAACATCTTTCTTCAATGCTTTGAAAGCTGCAATTGCATATTCTCTCTCTTCTTGATCCTTGCCTCCATGAACAGCCACAGCTTCAACTCCTTTTAAGAGCAAATACTCATGGATATCATCCACATCAGCCTTATTTTCACAGAAAACCAGAACAGGAGGTGGTGTCTTTTGCAAGCATTCGAGAAGGTAAACAATCTTGGCCTCCTGCTTCACATACTCCACTTCCTGAATCACATCGAGATTGGCTGCTCCAGCCCTGCCCACATTCACAATTACAGGTTTAACTAGTGCATTTCTTGCAAAGTTTTGGATCTTTGTAGGCATTGTAGCAGAAAATAGAAGAGTCTGTCTTTGAGCTTTGAAATGATCAAACACCTCCCTAATATCATCTTCAAAACCAAGATCTACTAATCTGTCTGCCTCATCTAGCGTCAAGTATCTGCAAGAAAGCAACAACATGGTAAGCACTCAAAATTCTCAAATAAAAGAATATGCAAGAATCATGAAATATTTCCCATGTACAAATGTAACTTACAGTATATTAGCATTCCGAGAATTTGGGATAAGTTGCCGATAAAAAATGTAAATTTGTTGTAAATAAATGCTTGTGACACATGCCTCTGACACACATTTTTCTTTCGTTTAATTATGTGAACACAAGTAACTGTATGCCTGTGGCAACACTTAAAACACATAGTATAACAACATATTATGTGGAACACCCACTAACGTAGCAGGAAGCAAACACGTGAGTTGATAATAACACCCTATGATTCCAAATGGTCGATTAATCagaagtttttaaaaaaaaattaactagcTCGTTTTGAATTCACTTTTAAGCAACACAACATTTATTGAACTATATCAGACAATACGTAAAAGTTCATTGCTCTTCGGCTTTTCATAAAATACTGATTCTGTTCAGCAGTCAGATGAATACTCGCGTTTTTCTGGGGGTGATTCCAGGTTAAAACAGAACATATAGAGAGCCTCCCAGATAAATATCAACTATAAAAATATGGTCCTTACCTGCAATTATCAAGGTTCATTTTCTTCTTAGCAAGCAGATCTTTCAGTCTTCCAGGAGTAgcaacaacaatatgaactcCCCTCTTCACAACATCAACTTGGGTCTTCATATCAACTCCACCAATACATAGCAAAGGCCTCAACTCAGGATAACCATTCTCCCTCAGAGGTTCCAAAAACTCTTCAATAACTTCATATGTTTGTCTAGCAAGCTCTCTAGATGGACAAATAATCAAGCCAAATGGTCCTTCCCCAGATGCAATTGGCATCATAACTTCTTCTTGCAATGCCACCATAATAAGCGGCAACACAAAAACTAATGTCTTACCTGAACCTGTGAAAGCTATGCCTATCATATCCCGACCGGATAAAATTACTGGAAGACCCTGCACTTGGATTGGCGTTGGCTGAACAATCCCCTTTGCTCTAAGTTTCTTCAAAATTGGTTCAGGGAACCTCATGTCCTTGAAGTTCTTGATTGGTGCGGTAACATCGTCCCCTTCCACGATGATATGCCACTGTTTACGAATGGCATCACAAGCTTTCTTTGAGTTCCGTCTAATGGCTAAGGGCGGTTTCCACCCCGTGCGCAAAGGCTCTGTATAAGTAATGCCCTTGGCTAATTCCCGAACAGACATCAACGTTTTCTTATCAGATAAATGCTCAATCATCTCCTTCTCTTGTTGAAACACTTGCTCAGCATGACTTATCTCCGGTTGCTCTTTCTTGAGCTGAGTTGCCTTCATAAGCAAACTCGGCTTAGCCTCAACAAGCTTTATTTTCTCCTCTTCCTCTTCAAATGCTTCAGATTTCCCCTTGCGCTGAAGGATCTTTTGCGCCTCAATTGCCCTGCGCTTTGCAACTGGTATATACTCAACATAATCCTCCTCCTCTTCAACCTCCTACAAGAACAGTACTGAGTAAGACGAGGTGAAATACTaagctagcgtttggccataaattgtggatcagattttgaaaatttatcctCAAAATATTTCCAAGTTCCAAAAACTAGCTCAAACCAGGTTTTGGGAAATTTCACTTCCACtcacaaattcaaatttttttccgagtaaaatgcatgtccaaacacgaCTTCAAGTCCAAATAATCAGATATTGCTTCTTAGTACAACTCACCAAAGCTGATGCAACAAAATAGGTACGATCCATCACACACAGAGACCAGAAAAGAGTGAAACATTGTTTTACAAGCTAAAAACGTACAATCTACCAAAGGACCCAAAATCAGAATAAACTACATAATAATATACTCTAATACACAATACAATTTGCAAAACCCCATAAAGTGTTTGAAGcaatcaaaatcaaaaaaaaaaaaaaaaaaaaaaaaaaaaaacccaaatttgaGATACcccaaatggaaaaaaaatgcaaTCTTTCACTAATAAGATGAGAAAGCAAGAAGCTACATACCATATTTAAGCTGTCTGCCATCTGAACAAAAGCGAAAAAAAGTGGCTAATTTCAGGTTCGGTAATTGCTAGTGTACTGTTGTGTTAAGAGACAACGAGGTTGGTTCCTCGTAATGCGTTCTAATGAATCAATTCCAGGTATTTATAGGTCATGTTATGGTATGCGACTGAATTTGGGAACCAAAGATTGAATAAGCCGACATCTGtgggaaagaaaaaagattaataAGCCGACCTTATTTTGGTGTGGGCTTTAATGGCCCAAAGTTGAACAGTTTggactttcaagtttcaacagACGGGaactaattctttttttttttttttgcgcggattgtccatcacttgggtggtctttaatttttgtccttcaaattggtggtcctTAAGTTTAACCCCTCGCCTAACAGCCTGAAATTGTGGGTTCGAATcacagctcagtaaaaaaaaaaaaaaaaaatcgcaattcaaaattttgcaaatctgtccaGCGAAATTCTACCTTACGCACAGGCAGAATTTCTtgccatgcaaattctgcctatGCCATGTAAATTCTGCCCTGAAGGCAGAATTTCTAcctgaagggcaaaatttaaagaccaccattttgaggggtaaaaattaaagaccacccagcAAAGGCAATCCTACAAATTGCCCGAACTAATTCGGCGTTGTCCCTTTGGAAATCAGAAGCATTGCAAGCTTACGTGggttaacaaaacaaaaatgtttttcaaagaaagtaaATTAAAGGGAGAttgacctatatatacataataagaaaaatatttacgaaatataataaaacttttcagtttacaaaacataataatagatttcttacaaaacatatacgaaaTTTTCGCTcaagtttttttcttaaaaaaatcgtccaaaattttgtgtatgacaggtgtatatctcgctcaaaaattaaaaagttcgctcagaattttatgtatgaaaattgtatgaaatgtgtatatttggttcaaggcttaaaatatTCGCTcattttgtatataaaaatagtatgaattatgtatatctcgctcaaggctcaGAATTTTGCtcacattttttgtatataacaTTCATGTTAggtttctagaaaattaatgcaactacaacaacatcgcatacaacattcatacaatatttaagGCTTAAAAAACTCgcttaaatttttgtgtatgaaatgtgtatatctcgctcaaggattaaaaagttcgctcaaaatttgtgcatgaaaactatattaaaatttttgcacatatatacacatttcatacagtttttGTACATGAAAATTGACTGAATTTTCTAGCATTGAgcgaattttcttaaaaaataaaaaatattttaaaaaaaaatgaagatccattatattttgaaaataaggaaaagcatcgttatgttttgtaataaaGAGTCTTAAGTAGGTACCATCCGTCATTTTCCCTAAATTAAAATACTTTTGAATAGTTCAAAAAATTACTATAACTCTTCTGTAAAAttatctttctttcaaaatttcatatatttttcctGCCTAGTAATATAATTTGTAAGAGCTTCTTTTGCCTTATTCCATatttttaaactataaatagctatttatgtttttttactAATTTTCACCAGGTATGTTCTTTGAGTACCAGGctgttcttttttaaattttaaaaattatttaaaattaatgtATATGTCCGCGCTTCGCAcagtcatttaaaaaaaaaaatcaatgcaCGTGAATATGAAGACTGCAAGGGTGATTTTTTCctccataaatataaatatgaaaattggCAAGGGTCCACAAATAATGGAATATGAAAGGTTACTCCCTCCAAATAAGAAAGACTGTCCACTTACCCCTAGACAAAAATAAGTAACTTGATTAAACtatacccctaattaaatagacatTGAGATTtgtcacataacacttaatggggtaaatctgaaaaaataaggttaattctttcttgatttgataagtggacactctttttgacccaaaaaaaaaagttactattTTTAATCCAGAGGGAGTATAAGAGAACAAACATCGTTGAGACTGTTTCATTCATTAGAGTGTGAATATtatgttggtattttttttttattggtacCAAGTGACTATATTTATAGCTCAAGATAAGGGAAAAAACTGTCAAAACCTGTTGGCTAACAAGGCCTTATACTGTTCTTCTACTTAGCCTGGCTACATAGCTCCATATGCAAACTAACTACTACATTACTCAAGGGTAGAAGTTCACATTTTGTAATGCCTTTGCTAACTTAGTATTCATATTCGCTCTGCAAAACATCTCCTGTATTATCAATCTTTGTGATCATGGTTGGCCTTCTCTGCTTGTCCTGAAAGATTCTATAATTCGTTTCTTGTCATATATTGTAAACAGTCCCTATCAATGACATCCTATAGATTGCAGCATTTGCATACTTCCCATTTTAGTTAAGCTGCAACCCATACCAGTTCTTCAGCCAAATGTCAAAACACCTCCAATAGACAGTGTAATCATAGCTAAACCACAACTCAAAGAATGCACAATTAATGTGCAAGAAACATAAAGATGTCAATAGTATTAAGAGCAAGACTATCACATATACGAAAAATTAGTCTTTATACAGAAACATAGTGACATAAGCTCAGAGAGCCTTGTGGAAAGTCGGAGAAAAAGTTCCCCAAAAGCCAAATAACCGAGGAGAGAAGGAAGGCAGTGGGCAATACTGTTGATTTTCTCAACGTATAGGCAATATAAATCATCAATATAAGGTTTaaaaatattagctcaattcaAACAccgaaaaaaaaagtgaaaggtGCAACAGGAAGGCATTTATGTGCCGTTGTTGAAGAGCAACTATTAGGAATTTATCCATAAATCTTCAACTTTTAATTAGAGCAAATTTAATCCCAGTAAAATCCGGCTCTTTCCTTGCCAGAAACATGATGCAGCCTTGAGCAAAGTAAAGATAGAACTTGCAATTGGTGATATTAGGTAAACTTGTGAGTAGGTGAAACCTCcatcaataaaaagaaaaataatgaccAACCATTGAAGAATTGCTAAAATTAAAGCTATTGTTATATTAATAGGAAGTTTAGTTTTTCATCCACTAAAGGCCTCCTTTACATCCATTTTCAACTGATTTGCACAATATACAAATTGAATACTACCGAAAGGAATATTCTGAAACTTTCCCACAAGAAAATTCATAGTACATCCTATAATGTAGCAGCAAAAGGTGTCAAGAAAACACGGGTAGATTAAAAAAGAAGTGATCTGAAGAGAGAAGGGAGGCAGCAAGGTGCGTCACTTGTTATGTTTTCATAAGAGGAATAGCATCGCAAGGGAGAGTAAAAATCCAGAGGCCACACTTTTTAGCATAATACAGGCCTTACTTTTAATCGAGACGTATTCAAAAAATATCTTAATCACTAAGAATAGAACTCTTCATTCCACTAGATGAAAACTTATTTATACCATCAAAATACGCACTAGAAACAAGAATAAAAGGAAGTAAACTGGACAACAATTGTTACCCTTATTGATTAATGTTACACCAAAGAACGGAGATCATACAAATTAAACATGAGATAGGGAAAAGTAAGAATCAGATTCCTAGGGGATCAATAGAGATATATACATTCAAGAAAGTGCTGCACCCAAACATACAAATGAGAAATTAGTAAACCTAAATTGAAGGAGAAGCATCAATTCATTCCAAGATTCTGAGTTTTTAATTAAACCTCTATTCTCGTAAAAATGCAAGTTACTAATCCGCTAAATGGATGTAACTACTATTATATTTGCAGGAAAGTACTCCATCTCTTTGCCATAACAAAGATGTAAAACTCAGAAGAAACTCAACCGAACATAGTGAGCACCCACCTTTTTAATTTCCAATATCACATGTTTTCACTCAATTGGGAGAAAAGGAaataatacatgtatatatctaAGACAAATCAACGACGTAACAATAACACACATTAATAGTTATTTCCAAAAATTTAGAATAATATGCAAAATTTCTAAAGCTCTAGTCTTGTAGCCCTTCAGGGTCAATAGATCACCTATTATTCAACTAATATATGTAAGGTACATACTTCTTTTGTCAATAGATcacaaataaattatttaactaatacagtcaaacctctctataacagcatcgtTGGGTCCGAAATTTTTTAGCTATTATAGAGAATggctgttatacacctataacagcattgacatttaaataatacttaTTCGTCATAGGgaaaaaaaagatgcataaaatctaattttcgtttttaattgtcaaattataagcttaatcacactttgtacaatgaaaagaaaatcgtttaataatgaaaatacatatatcatatgatgTTTTTTGTcgtaaatagtgtattaaatgatcaaatatttggtcaaaatctataCACTTATTATTTGTAAtaatagatattctatttttataaagatggttaattattatattaccaaaaaaagaagatagttgttatatggagggtaattttacaaagagcatactgttataaagttggttgttgctgttatagatgaaatgctattatagagaaataaaatataacataaaaaattggtTCCGAAAAAATGTGGCTATTATagagaggtgttgttatatgcgggtgtcgttatagagaggtctcaCTGTATATGTAATGTACATACTTCTTTTGTCTCCTTCGATTGTAGGGTGGATGCATGCGCAAAGTAGTGCTTTCTTCAGCCTCTCACTTTTTCTAACACCACCATAAATATAATCTTGCAGTTATAACTTCTTTTTGTCTTAGGTATCGCATAGTTTCCTTGCTTTACATTTCACTATTCAGTTTCAACTAAACAAACtgtaaaatatttagatttggcttttttgtcccaaaaattccTAACAACTCCAATACATATCCATCTCCTTCAAACTTACCATTAAATCTAAGTCTTAAACCTCCAAAAAATGGAATAACCAAAataacaacatgaaattaaaccatCATAATTTTAATCAGAGCAGCCCAATGCTTCTTTGATGTTAAGAATTGTAGAGCTCAAAAGGGAGTGAATAGTAGCCGCTGCCTCCATATTTTGCTGCTGGAACATTGAATCATTATTGATATTATTATCATTGGCAGAAATCAATAATTGAAAAGCCACTGTCAAAACTGAACCATTTGGTGTATTTCCAGTACTGTCCCTATCCGCAGGGGGGCGACCATCGGGACTTATGATGAAACCTGAGGGCAATATTGGAAATTTGGTGCTGTCTTCTCCATTGATAATTGAAGTGACTGTTGGTAAATCTATAGGGGCATATATTAAAAAGGCTCCCATTTGATCAATGTTTGTCTCTTGTAGAACTAACATCATGTTCTCCTTTCGCACATAAGGCTGCATATTCATTGCaacaatttaagaaatattagtGTTAGCACTTAATGgtagtgttaaaaaaaaaaaaaaaaattatgacgGACAACTTCTGGCGCTAAATAGCAAAAACATGTTGCTAATCCTATTTAACAAAGGATTATCTACTGACTAATAGAAAAtcttgttaattattttttatttagttatatatgtatatatgatgataactttaactttttttttttttgtagtgatgtgtgtatatatacacaccaaagatagaagaaaaaagaaaaaaagaaaagaaaaagaaaagtggtATTCTTAAACCAAAAAATAAGACAGGCAACAACCAACTATAATAGGTTAAAGTACATGATAATGTGAAAACTATTTTCAAATTATCAGTTAAACGCAACAGAAGCTAGtcttatttttgtgtttttataGTTAATTGACTACAACTCAAAAGTGAAATTGGACCATAGAAAATACCATTTTGATTTAATAACCAAAGATTAAAAAGCCTAAAGGAAAAAAGATACAAGTTAGACATTTTGATATTTCTGTTTTGCAATTAAAGAGATGAGTCCAATCATAAGTTATTTAATTTGATTCTTGAGAAATACCATTACTTGATAATTTAGCCAGAAGATAGAAACTATAAAAAACATGACAAATACCTggatgattttaatatagtttccaGGAAAAGTTCCTGTTATTACTCGAGCTAACTCATTCACAGCATCCCCATTGGTCAAAACATCCCACTGGAAAAATCAAAATCACACAATAAACAAATTCATaattaatcataaaaaataagttCATGAGATGAACATTGTTTAAatcatataataaaaaaaaaaaaaaaattgtagaatTAATGCTAAGATTATAAAATGTAGATAACAAAAAAATGGGAGCTCAACAATAGCAGATCAGTTGAATTTAGGACTTTAACTTAGGGTTTCGACCTTTAAGTTTGTTAACATCAAAATAATTGTACATTTAAAACTACGAGTTCATATCtaatatttgttgaaatttCTGTGAGTTTCACAAAAAAATCTATATTCAGCGTCGAAAATATTTGGACCGGATGAACCCGACATTCAGGATAAACAAAAAACACAATATGGTAGGCCAACATTAAGTAACTAAGAACAGAGATTAGTATGCATGTGATGttatttctgaaaaaaaaaaaaaagtagacatTATTTAGTCGATCTAATTGAATTCAAAAAATTAGCTAATGAAGCGAATACTATCGGATGTCTCTTAAGAAGACAATAACTCATTCCTCAACCAACATGGAGCAGTTAACTCAGTGGACTTTCACTTTTAAAAATAGTTAAATGATTGAGAATTTTTTCAGAGACAAATTTAGCTCATTGTGCTAACGAGGGACATAATTTAAAGAATGCTCTAAAAAGGTTGTGTGTGCAAATATCCCAAGAAAATGATGTCGCACCCAACTGAATACAGTACTAAAAgctaattattttataacaactcattgatcaaaaaaaaaaatatatagtataACAACTCATTTCCTCGACCATACCAAACTGAAACTACATTTGACTAAAATCATCAAAAACAAAATTTCACTAAATAAGGGTACTTTTAGCGATCGTATCGTTAAGAAACAAGTTATACATGAATTAATAatgcataaattatttttta
This window harbors:
- the LOC132052252 gene encoding DEAD-box ATP-dependent RNA helicase 35-like, which translates into the protein MADSLNMEVEEEEDYVEYIPVAKRRAIEAQKILQRKGKSEAFEEEEEKIKLVEAKPSLLMKATQLKKEQPEISHAEQVFQQEKEMIEHLSDKKTLMSVRELAKGITYTEPLRTGWKPPLAIRRNSKKACDAIRKQWHIIVEGDDVTAPIKNFKDMRFPEPILKKLRAKGIVQPTPIQVQGLPVILSGRDMIGIAFTGSGKTLVFVLPLIMVALQEEVMMPIASGEGPFGLIICPSRELARQTYEVIEEFLEPLRENGYPELRPLLCIGGVDMKTQVDVVKRGVHIVVATPGRLKDLLAKKKMNLDNCRYLTLDEADRLVDLGFEDDIREVFDHFKAQRQTLLFSATMPTKIQNFARNALVKPVIVNVGRAGAANLDVIQEVEYVKQEAKIVYLLECLQKTPPPVLVFCENKADVDDIHEYLLLKGVEAVAVHGGKDQEEREYAIAAFKALKKDVLVATDVASKGLDFPDIQHVINYDMPAEIENYVHRIGRTGRCGKTGIATTFINKNQSETTLLDLKHLLQEAKQRIPPVLAELNDPMDDIDAITDASGVKGCAYCGGLGHRIRDCPKLDHQRSQQIANSRRDYFGSGGYRGEI